GGCGTTATTTACGCAGGCGCCAAGGTCATTTCCGTATTCTTTACGGGATACACCGCCATGGGAATTGACTTCGGCAACATCACCGTAGGCTGTATCATCATCGCCTTCTGTGCTACCGTGTACGTATTCGTGGGCGGCTTGAAAGCCTGCGCGTGGACGGACCTCTTCTGGGGCGCCGCGCTGATTGTGGGCGGCGGCGTGGTGGCGTACTTCGCCTTGATAGCGCTGAGCGGCGCGGACCCGAACCATCTGGTGCAGTCCGCCGCGGCTAATTCCGGCGCCACGGTCGCCTCCCTGGGGAATCCCTCGGACAGCTTGTGGCACGGGGTGACGCGCTTCTTTGAACTTAACTCCGGGGATGCGGCCAGCGGCGTCAATACCGTGGGCGGCAAGCTCCACATGATCCGCCCGGCGGACGACGCGGAAATCCCGTGGACGGCCCTCTGCCTGGGCCTGTGGATTCCCAACTTCTTCTACTGGGGCCTGAACCAGTACATCATGCAGCGCACGCTGGCCTCCAAGTCCCTGGCGGAAGGCCAGATGGGCATCGTGTTCGCCGCGTTCCTCAAGCTCATCATTCCGTTTGTGGTGGTGGTGCCGGGCATCCTGGCCTACAACCTGTACCGCAATGACCTGAAGGAACAGGCCGAAGTGAAGTATGCGGCGGAAATCCACAAGGCGGAAGACCCCGCCAAGGTCCAGGGCCGTCCCGTCATCTACAAGCTTACGGACAGCTTCCTGGTGGAAAACGTGGAACAAGGCTGCGCCCACGCCCTGCATAATGCGGAGGTAATGAAGGTTGGCGGCGAGGTTATGGCTGATCTGAAACAGGCCTGCGCCGATCTGAAGGCGGACGCCGCCGATGACCAGACCACGCTGGCGGAACGCGCTCCCTTCGTGGAAAAAATCGCCAAGCTTAACGACAAGATCATCAAGCCCGCCGTAGACAATTCGGACGGCTACTACCTGACGGATACCCTGGTGGGCTTTGACTATGACTCCGCCTTCGGCACGCTGATCAGGAAACTGCTGCCCGGCACGGGGTGGACGTGGTTCGTGCTTGCCGCCCTCTTCGGCGCGGTGGTGTCCTCCCTGGCGTCCATGTTGAACTCCGCTTCCACCATCTTCACGATGGACATTTACAACAAGCTGCGCAGGAACGCAAAACCGCCGGAACTGGTGACCGTCGGCAAGATCGGCCTGCTGGCGTGCGCCGTAATTGCGCTGTGCATTGCTCCGTTCCTGGACAGTCCGGCCTTTGGCGGCATCTTCAACTTCATTCAGGAATTCCAGGGCTTCCTCAGCCCGGGCGCCCTGTGCGTGTTCCTCTTCGGCTTCTTTGTGCCCAAGTGCCCGCGCATCTTCGGCTGGCTGGGCATTGTCATTAATGCCCTCCTGTACGGAGCCCTGAAGATATGGCAGCCGGAAATGGCCTTCCTGAACCGCATGGCCGTCTGCTTCATCATCGTCATGGTCATCGGCCTTATCTTCACGCTGGTGAACGTCGCCCGCGGCGGACAGTCCATCGTGCTCCCGGACCGGGGCGTGGTGGCCCTGCAATCTTCCTCCCGCGCCAAGATCTTTGGCTGGTTTGTGGTAGCCGCTACGGTAATCCTGTACATCATCTTCTGGTAATGCAGGGAAGGCTTTAAGCCTGTGTTTTTCATCCTCCCGGCCTTGGGGCCGGGAGGATTTTTTGTGTCTGGAAGAAGGGCTGTTTTTTCTTGGAACCGTTTGAAATGAAAATGGATGTCAAAACGGATGACACATTGCTTCTCGTTGTTTCTTAATACATTGTTCCGGAAATTGGAAAAATGGGATTTTTTTTCATCTATTGCGTGAACCCGGAGTGTGCGTTCGAGTCAAATCCCTTGTTGACGTCACTTGAATAAAAAACGCCGACAAGGAAATAATTAAAGGAAACACTCTATCTCTGCTGATGATATGAAAATGCGTTTATGTGTACTGTCGCTCCTTGCTCTTCTGTGCTCCGCACCGGGATGGGGGAAGACGACAATGATTTCGTTCGGAGAAAGTTCCAACACTTACTCCGCTCCGTGGAACCTGGCCAGCGGCGCCGTATCCGGTACCAGCCGCGGCACTTCCTCCCTGACGGCAACAGACAATACGAATTCCCTGATCAAGGTAACCTACACGGCTGGCGGTTTGCTCGGCGTATCCCAGGCGACCAACGCCCCCCTGTCCTTCACGGGCGTGACCACCACGATCGGAAGCGGGGGCCTGAACATGTGGAAGCAGGCCTATGGCTATGACCTGGATTCCTCCAAGACCGCCCGCGGCTGGAATGAAAACCTCGTCCTCGGCGTAGGCGGCCTGGTCACTCCCGGTCAGATCAACGTTACCGGATTCCAGGCCAATAATTCCTACACGATGTCTTCCGTATTTACCGTAAGCGGTCTGGCCAACGTAGCCACCTGGGGGACGAACAGTCCCGTGACTCTGACCGGAAACGGACTCACCGTCAAGAATATCTACCTGGCCGGCACCAACGGACAGGTGGTTGACCTGCTCCACATTGGCGGCGGCAGCCTCGCTACCCTGCTTTCCGGGGGAACGTTCATGCTGACGTGGCAGTTTGAAACCTCCGCCGGTTTCAATCCCAATTCCGACGTGTCCATGCAATTCGCCGACAGCCTGCTCAGTCTGGGCGGCAACTACGGCGTGTCCGCTGTGGCGGTGAGGGACGGAATGCCCGCCCTGACGGTTCCGGAACCGGCCACGGCCTCCCTGAGCCTGCTGGGACTGGCCGCCCTGCTGATGCGCCGCCGCCGCTCCCGCTGAACCTGTTTCAGCAGAAAATAACTCATGGTTTAAAGGCAGCCGGTGAAACACCCGGCTGCCTTTTAGTCGTCTTCCAGCAGCATGCTGCGGAGGGAGTCAAAGAAGTTTCCGGACTCCTCCTCCGTGGCTTCCGCGTTCATCAGGTCGTCCCATTTGGCATACTCCATCAGGTGGGGCGGAATCTCGCTCAGGAAGGAGGAGCGCTGGCAGGGCATGCGGTCCCCGTAGCGCAGGCGCGTGGAACAATAGGTCAGCATGAGCTTTTCCTGCGCGCGGGTGATGCCCACGTAAAGCAGGCGGCGTTCCTCGTCACAGTTGCCGTCTTCTAGGGAACGCTTGTGGGGGAGGATGCCTTCTTCCAGCCCCACCAGGTAAACGACAGGGAATTCCAACCCCTTGGCGGCGTGCATGGTGATCAGGCACACGCCGGGCTTGTTCTCCACGTCGTCGTCATTATCTTCCTTGTCCAGGGTGACCTGGGCCAGGTAGTCCCGGAGGGTTTTTCCGGGCTGCCAGAAGTTGCGGAGGGAGGCCTTCACGTCCCCGATGGAGACGAGGCGCTTCTGGATTTCAGCTTCTGTCTTGCACAGGCGCGTTACATAATCGCTGAACCCGGTTTCCTCAATGAGCTGCTCCATGGCGTCTCCGAAGTCCGTCTCCTTGTCCTGGAAGATGTCGATGTACCTGGCGATCAGCTCATTGAACTCCTGCACGCTGTTGCGGGCGCGGGTGGAAAGGGTCGCCAGGAATTCCTCGTCCTGCAGGGCGGCCCAGACGCTGTTGCCATGTTCCCGGCTCCAGTCAATGGCCAGGTGGCTGGTCAGCTCGCTGATGCCGCGCGGAGGCGTATTCAGGATGCGCAGCAGGTATTCGTCCGCCTGCGGGTTCTCAATCGTCGCCAGGTAGGAAATGAGGTCCTTCACCTCCTTGCGGTCAAAGAAGCTCTGCGCGCCCACCATGCGGTAGGGGATTTTGTGCTCCCGGAGCGTCTGTTCAATGATGCGGCTCTGGGTGTTGGCCCGGAACAGGATGGCGAAGTCCTCCCAGGGGCGCTCCTCCTGCCTGCGGACGTTTTCAATGTCCGTGATGATGAACTCCGCCTCCTCCGCGTCTCCGGGCATGGAAATCAGGCGCACGGCTTCACCGCCTCCCTTGTGGGCGCGCAGCGTCTTGTCCCTGCGGCCCAGGTTGTGGCGGATCAGCGCGTTGGCCGCGTCCAGGATGGGGGCGGTGCAGCGGTAATTCTCCTCCAGCTTGATGACAGTGGGATTTGGGAAAAAGCGTTCGAACTCCAGGATATTGCTGATCTGGGCGCCGCGCCAGCCGTAAATGGACTGGTCGTCGTCCCCCACCACGCAGACATTGTGCGCCGGGCCCACCAGATGGCCCAGCAGGCTCATCTGGAGGCTGTTGGTATCCTGGAACTCATCTACCGTAATATAGCGGAAGCGCTGCTGCCAGGCTTCCCTTACGTCCGGATGTTCCTTCAGCAGCTTGTCCGCCAGGATCAGCAGGTCGTCAAAATCCACGGAGTTCTGTGCCTGGAGCTCCCGCTGGTAGGAGGCGGCGATGTTCGCCGTCAGGTTGTCTTCAATGGAGTCCAGGCCCAGGCCGCTGTTCTTCATCCGGCTCATGGCGGAAAGGACGTCCTTGGGGCCGATCTTTTCCGTAATGCCCCCGTGGCGGACGATCAGGCGCCGGATCAGGCCGCTCTGCTCGGAACCGCTGTAAATGGTGAAATTGGTCTTGTACCCCAGGCGCCCGATGTCCTCCCGCAGGATGCGCACGCAGAGGGAATGGAAAGTGCTCACCATGATCTGGCGCGCCGCCTTCCGCTCCACCATCTGGCCCACGCGCTCCCGCATTTCCAGGGCGGCCTTGTTCGTGAACGTGACGGCCAGGATGCTTTTGGGGCTGATGCCGCGGTCCACCATGTGAGCGATGCGGCAGGTGACGGTGCGCGTCTTGCCCGTTCCGGCCCCGGCCAGAATGAGCACAGGCCCCTGAAGGGTCTGCACGGCCTTCCTCTGGGCCGTGTTCAGGCTATCCATGGAAAAGGACTTTCCCATTTACACGTCGAAGTGGATGTCTTTCAAATTCGGGTGCCCGGCAA
This DNA window, taken from Akkermansia muciniphila, encodes the following:
- a CDS encoding UvrD-helicase domain-containing protein, giving the protein MDSLNTAQRKAVQTLQGPVLILAGAGTGKTRTVTCRIAHMVDRGISPKSILAVTFTNKAALEMRERVGQMVERKAARQIMVSTFHSLCVRILREDIGRLGYKTNFTIYSGSEQSGLIRRLIVRHGGITEKIGPKDVLSAMSRMKNSGLGLDSIEDNLTANIAASYQRELQAQNSVDFDDLLILADKLLKEHPDVREAWQQRFRYITVDEFQDTNSLQMSLLGHLVGPAHNVCVVGDDDQSIYGWRGAQISNILEFERFFPNPTVIKLEENYRCTAPILDAANALIRHNLGRRDKTLRAHKGGGEAVRLISMPGDAEEAEFIITDIENVRRQEERPWEDFAILFRANTQSRIIEQTLREHKIPYRMVGAQSFFDRKEVKDLISYLATIENPQADEYLLRILNTPPRGISELTSHLAIDWSREHGNSVWAALQDEEFLATLSTRARNSVQEFNELIARYIDIFQDKETDFGDAMEQLIEETGFSDYVTRLCKTEAEIQKRLVSIGDVKASLRNFWQPGKTLRDYLAQVTLDKEDNDDDVENKPGVCLITMHAAKGLEFPVVYLVGLEEGILPHKRSLEDGNCDEERRLLYVGITRAQEKLMLTYCSTRLRYGDRMPCQRSSFLSEIPPHLMEYAKWDDLMNAEATEEESGNFFDSLRSMLLEDD
- a CDS encoding sodium/solute symporter (Members of the Solute:Sodium Symporter (SSS), TC 2.A.21 as described in tcdb.org, catalyze solute:Na+ symport. Known solutes for members of the family include sugars, amino acids, nucleosides, inositols, vitamins, urea or anions, depending on the system.); this translates as MRKLATIFGALALMTWGVSAQEGSAPATVIDAQPAAAAPAVEALPVADLEPAVPAAASQEAPEASAEPKTAPLSAVEVVLFCVVVVGVIALGIWKSRDPEETAEEKKTKGASDYFLAGRGLTWWLVGFSLIAANISTEQFVGMSGKSANWVGMAIAGYEWLAAITLVVVAFCFLPKLLKGGVYTIPEFLEYRYNTLARSLMAIATLLILVGVPTAGVIYAGAKVISVFFTGYTAMGIDFGNITVGCIIIAFCATVYVFVGGLKACAWTDLFWGAALIVGGGVVAYFALIALSGADPNHLVQSAAANSGATVASLGNPSDSLWHGVTRFFELNSGDAASGVNTVGGKLHMIRPADDAEIPWTALCLGLWIPNFFYWGLNQYIMQRTLASKSLAEGQMGIVFAAFLKLIIPFVVVVPGILAYNLYRNDLKEQAEVKYAAEIHKAEDPAKVQGRPVIYKLTDSFLVENVEQGCAHALHNAEVMKVGGEVMADLKQACADLKADAADDQTTLAERAPFVEKIAKLNDKIIKPAVDNSDGYYLTDTLVGFDYDSAFGTLIRKLLPGTGWTWFVLAALFGAVVSSLASMLNSASTIFTMDIYNKLRRNAKPPELVTVGKIGLLACAVIALCIAPFLDSPAFGGIFNFIQEFQGFLSPGALCVFLFGFFVPKCPRIFGWLGIVINALLYGALKIWQPEMAFLNRMAVCFIIVMVIGLIFTLVNVARGGQSIVLPDRGVVALQSSSRAKIFGWFVVAATVILYIIFW
- a CDS encoding PEP-CTERM sorting domain-containing protein, with translation MISFGESSNTYSAPWNLASGAVSGTSRGTSSLTATDNTNSLIKVTYTAGGLLGVSQATNAPLSFTGVTTTIGSGGLNMWKQAYGYDLDSSKTARGWNENLVLGVGGLVTPGQINVTGFQANNSYTMSSVFTVSGLANVATWGTNSPVTLTGNGLTVKNIYLAGTNGQVVDLLHIGGGSLATLLSGGTFMLTWQFETSAGFNPNSDVSMQFADSLLSLGGNYGVSAVAVRDGMPALTVPEPATASLSLLGLAALLMRRRRSR